A region from the Mustela erminea isolate mMusErm1 chromosome 2, mMusErm1.Pri, whole genome shotgun sequence genome encodes:
- the LOC116585131 gene encoding prostaglandin G/H synthase 2-like — translation MLAGALLLCAALALCGAVNPCCSNPCENQGVCMSIGFDQYMCDCSRTGFYGENCSTPEFLTRVKLLLKPTPNTVHYILTHFKAVWNIVNNIPFLRNVIMRYVLTSRSHFIESPPTYNVDYGYKSWEAFSNLSYYTRALPPVADDCPTPMGVKGKKELPDSKEIVEKFLLRRKFIPDPQGTNMMFAFFAQHFTHQFFKTDHKRGPGFTKGLGHGVDLNHVYGETLDRQHKLRLFKDGKMKYQVIDGEVYPPTVKDTQVEMIYPPHVPEHLRFAVGQEVFGLVPGLMMYATIWLREHNRVCDVLKQEHPEWDDERLFQTSRLILIGETIKIVIEDYVQHLSGYHFKLKFDLELLFNQQFQYQNRIAAEFNTLYHWQPLLPDTLQIDDQEYNFQQFVYSNSILLEHGLTQFVESFSRQIAGRVAGGRNVPAAVQQVAKASIDQSRQMKYQSLNEYRKRFRLKPYASFEELTGEKEMAAGLEALYGDIDVMELYPALLVEKPRPDAIFGETMVEMGAPFSLKGLMGNPICSPDYWKPSTFGGEVGFKIINTASIQSLICNNVKGCPFTAFSVQDPQLTKTVTINASSSHSGLDDISPTVLLKERSTEL, via the coding sequence ATGCTTGCCGGCGCCCTGCTGCTCTGCGCCGCCCTGGCGCTCTGCGGTGCAGTGAACCCTTGCTGTTCCAACCCATGTGAAAACCAAGGTGTATGTATGAGTATAGGATTTGACCAGTATATGTGTGACTGCTCTCGAACAGGATTCTATGGTGAAAACTGTTCAACACCTGAATTTCTGACAAGAGTAAAATTACTCCTGAAACCCACTCCGAATACAGTGCACTACATACTTACCCACTTCAAGGCAGTCTGGAACATTGTCAATAACATTCCCTTCCTGCGAAATGTAATTATGAGATACGTGTTGACATCCAGGTCACATTTCATTGAGAGTCCACCAACTTACAATGTGGACTATGGCTATAAAAGCTGGGAAGCCTTTTCTAATCTCTCCTACTATACCAGAGCTCTTCCCCCTGTGGCGGATGACTGTCCAACACCCATGGGTGTGAAAGGCAAGAAAGAGCTTCCTGATTCTAAAGAGATTGTGGAAAAATTTCTTCTAAGAAGAAAGTTCATTCCTGATCCCCAGGGCACAAATATGATGTTTGCATTCTTTGCCCAGCACTTCACCCATCAATTTTTCAAGACAGATCATAAGCGAGGGCCAGGTTTCACCAAAGGACTGGGCCATGGGGTGGACTTAAACCATGTTTATGGGGAAACTTTGGATAGACAACATAAATTGCGCCTCTTCAaggatggaaaaatgaaataccaGGTAATTGATGGAGAGGTGTATCCTCCCACAGTCAAAGATACTCAGGTGGAGATGATCTACCCACCCCATGTTCCTGAACACCTGCGGTTTGCTGTGGGCCAGGAAGTCTTCGGGCTGGTGCCTGGTCTGATGATGTATGCCACGATCTGGCTGCGGGAACATAACAGAGTGTGTGATGTGCTGAAACAGGAGCACCCAGAGTGGGATGATGAGCGTCTGTTCCAGACGAGCCGGCTCATATTGATAGGAGAAACCATTAAGATTGTGATTGAAGACTATGTACAGCACTTGAGTGGCTATCACTTCAAGCTGAAGTTTGACCTAGAGCTGCTTTTCAACCAACAATTCCAGTACCAAAACCGTATTGCTGCTGAGTTTAACACGCTCTACCACTGGCAACCCCTTCTGCCTGACACCTTGCAAATAGATGACCAGGAGTACAATTTCCAGCAGTTTGTCTACAGCAACTCTATACTGCTGGAACATGGGCTTACCCAGTTTGTGGAATCCTTCAGCAGGCAAATTGCTGGCAGGGTTGCGGGTGGTAGGAATGTTCCAGCTGCAGTACAACAAGTAGCAAAGGCCTCAATTGACCAGAGCAGACAGATGAAGTACCAGTCTCTGAATGAGTACCGCAAACGCTTTCGGCTGAAGCCCTACGCGTCTTTCGAGGAACTtacaggagagaaggaaatggcTGCGGGGTTAGAGGCCCTTTATGGAGATATTGATGTCATGGAGCTGTATCCAGCCCTCCTGGTAGAAAAGCCTCGTCCAGATGCCATCTTTGGTGAGACCATGGTAGAAATGGGAGCACCATTCTCCTTGAAAGGACTTATGGGTAATCCCATCTGTTCGCCTGACTACTGGAAGCCTAGTACTTTCGGTGGAGAAGTAGGCTTTAAAATCATCAACACTGCCTCCATTCAGTCTCTAATCTGCAATAACGTGAAGGGCTGTCCTTTTACTGCATTCAGTGTTCAAGACCCCCAGCTCACCAAAACAGTCACTATTAATGCAAGCTCTTCACACTCCGGACTAGATGACATCAGTCCCACAGTCCTGCTAAAAGAACGGTCCACCGAACTGTAG